One part of the Pseudomonas leptonychotis genome encodes these proteins:
- the guaD gene encoding guanine deaminase, with product MTSPVKAYRAAILHSIADPAVVGVEQSYEYFEDGLLVIENGQVAKVGPAADLLPTLKGVEITEYRDALITPGFIDTHIHYPQTGMIASYGEQLLDWLNTYTFPTEQQFADKAHAADVAGIFLKELLRNGTTTALVFGSVHKQSVDAFFEAAEALNLRMIAGKVLMDRNAPDYLTDTPESGYADSKELIERWHGKGRLHYAVTPRFAPTSSPEQLSLAGKLFGEYPDLYMHTHLSENRKEIEWVKALFPERKGYLDVYDHFKLIGARSVFAHGVHLCDDECKRLAETGSAVAFCPTSNLFLGSGLFDLNKLEEHGVRVGLGTDVGAGTSFSQLQSLNEAYKVMQLQGKKLDPFKSLYLATLGGANALYLDDKLGNFLPGKDADFVVLDYNATPLISYRMQQAKSLDERLFALTMLGDDRAIKETFAAGESVHRRG from the coding sequence ATGACTAGCCCAGTGAAAGCCTACCGCGCCGCCATTCTGCACAGCATCGCCGATCCGGCCGTGGTGGGCGTTGAGCAATCCTATGAATACTTCGAAGACGGCCTGCTGGTTATCGAAAATGGCCAGGTGGCCAAAGTCGGCCCTGCCGCCGATCTACTGCCCACCCTCAAGGGCGTGGAAATCACCGAATACCGCGATGCGCTAATCACCCCCGGTTTTATCGACACCCATATCCACTACCCGCAAACCGGGATGATCGCCTCGTATGGTGAGCAACTGCTGGACTGGCTGAACACCTACACCTTCCCCACCGAGCAGCAGTTCGCCGACAAGGCCCATGCGGCTGACGTGGCTGGCATCTTCCTCAAGGAGCTGCTGCGCAACGGCACTACCACGGCCCTGGTGTTCGGCAGCGTGCACAAGCAATCGGTAGACGCCTTCTTCGAGGCCGCCGAGGCGCTGAACCTGCGCATGATCGCCGGCAAGGTGCTGATGGACCGCAACGCACCGGATTACCTGACCGACACCCCAGAATCCGGCTATGCCGACAGCAAAGAGCTGATCGAGCGCTGGCACGGCAAGGGCCGCCTGCATTACGCGGTAACCCCGCGCTTTGCTCCAACCAGCAGCCCGGAGCAACTGTCGCTTGCAGGTAAATTGTTCGGTGAATACCCAGACCTGTACATGCACACCCACCTGTCCGAAAACCGCAAGGAAATCGAATGGGTCAAGGCGCTGTTCCCTGAGCGCAAGGGTTACCTGGATGTGTACGACCACTTCAAACTGATCGGCGCCCGTTCCGTATTCGCCCACGGCGTGCACCTGTGCGACGACGAGTGCAAACGTCTGGCTGAAACCGGCTCGGCCGTGGCCTTCTGCCCGACCTCCAACCTGTTCCTTGGCAGCGGTTTGTTCGATCTGAATAAGCTCGAAGAACACGGCGTACGCGTCGGCCTGGGCACCGACGTCGGTGCGGGCACCAGCTTCAGCCAGCTGCAATCGTTGAACGAGGCGTACAAGGTCATGCAGTTGCAGGGCAAGAAACTCGACCCGTTCAAGTCGCTGTACCTGGCCACCCTCGGCGGCGCCAACGCACTGTACCTGGACGACAAACTCGGCAACTTCCTGCCCGGCAAAGACGCCGACTTTGTGGTGCTCGACTACAACGCCACGCCGCTGATCAGCTACCGCATGCAGCAAGCCAAAAGCCTTGATGAACGCTTGTTCGCCCTGACCATGCTCGGCGACGACCGCGCGATTAAAGAAACCTTCGCCGCCGGCGAATCGGTACACCGACGCGGCTGA
- the xdhC gene encoding xanthine dehydrogenase accessory protein XdhC, whose protein sequence is MSWISALAELQQQGQACVLVTIIEERGSTPRNAGSKMVVTADRIFETIGGGHLEYKAMELAREMLDNRSQDTRLERFSLGASLGQCCGGATVLLFEPMGQPQAQIAVFGAGHVGRALVPLLASLPCKVRWIDSRENEFPQHIPANVDKVVNDEVVDEIECMPAGSYFIVMTHNHQLDLELTAAILKRNDFTYYGLIGSQTKRSKFEHRLRDRGFSPEVMQRMRCPMGLAEVKGKLPVEIAVSIAGEVIATYNAAFGQESKKGQSSVAKLLPASRRSQA, encoded by the coding sequence ATGAGCTGGATCAGCGCCCTCGCCGAACTGCAGCAGCAAGGTCAAGCTTGCGTGCTGGTGACCATCATCGAAGAGCGCGGCTCAACCCCGCGCAATGCCGGCTCGAAAATGGTGGTCACCGCTGACCGCATTTTCGAGACCATCGGTGGCGGTCATCTGGAATACAAGGCGATGGAGCTGGCCCGCGAAATGCTCGACAACCGCAGCCAGGACACCCGCCTGGAGCGCTTCAGCCTGGGCGCCAGCCTCGGCCAGTGCTGTGGCGGCGCGACCGTGCTGCTGTTTGAACCCATGGGCCAACCGCAGGCGCAGATCGCCGTATTCGGTGCAGGCCATGTCGGCCGCGCGCTGGTGCCGCTGCTGGCCAGCCTGCCGTGCAAGGTGCGCTGGATCGACTCGCGGGAAAACGAGTTCCCTCAGCATATCCCGGCAAACGTGGACAAAGTGGTCAATGACGAGGTGGTCGACGAAATCGAGTGCATGCCTGCCGGCAGCTACTTTATCGTCATGACCCACAACCATCAGCTCGACCTGGAGCTGACCGCGGCAATCCTCAAGCGCAACGACTTCACCTACTACGGCCTGATCGGTTCGCAGACCAAGCGCAGCAAATTCGAACACCGCCTGCGTGATCGCGGTTTCAGCCCTGAAGTGATGCAGCGTATGCGTTGCCCCATGGGCCTGGCTGAGGTCAAAGGCAAGTTGCCGGTGGAAATCGCCGTGTCCATCGCCGGCGAAGTGATCGCCACCTATAACGCCGCTTTTGGCCAAGAGAGCAAAAAGGGCCAGTCCAGTGTTGCCAAGCTACTGCCCGCCTCTCGCCGCAGCCAGGCCTGA